A single window of Cryptococcus neoformans var. neoformans JEC21 chromosome 3 sequence DNA harbors:
- a CDS encoding expressed protein, which translates to MGRSLDPVWEFYYRIEQDVQSLGLKAKANSAHNNGWCKNCVRMKLVGPEMATWVPDDSVLAETGQIETARRYKAMSLCQPYTGVPSRLRSHLQRCSHSQGIMIPDAVPLKKRKSHPGSPGTEAGPSGRHSTPVKAGGRGKLSDEQQGEFNVHLWHIFNMLDIPIETLTNPTFVQFFSKYIPQATLPSRSLFYTLSASRNIAPPNLSSAAATVGPTGSPDFQGLARLAAGFASVPGVTGVSELSGVQGESGVPHHVESDGAHEPDLSHDSQMQQVSGASHIRGVPGVSEDDISDGGKGELSYE; encoded by the exons ATGGGCCGAAGTCTTGATCCAGTCTGGGAATTTTATTATCGCATTGAGCAAGACGTACAAAGTCTTGGATTGAAAGCAAAAGCCAACTCTGCCCACAACAATGGCTGGTGCAAGAACTGCGTTAGAATGAAGCTCGTCGGCCCCGAGATGGCCACCTGGGTACCCGACGACTCTGTTCTCGCGGAGACTGGTCAAATAGAGACCGCGCGACGTTATAAAG CCATGTCTCTTTGCCAGCCCTACACTGGTGTTCCATCGCGTCTTCGCAGTCACCTACAGAGATGTTCCCATTCCCAGGGAATCATGATCCCAGATGCTGTTCCACTTAAGAAGCGAAAGAGCCACCCTGGTTCACCTGGAACAGAAGCAGGACCTAGCGGCAGGCACTCAACGCCCGTCAAGGCCGGAGGCCGGGGCAAATTGAGTGACGAGCAGCAGGGTGAATTCAATGTTCACCTCTGGCATATCTTCAACATGTTGGATATACCCATTGAAACGCTTACCAATCCAACTTTCGTCCAATTTTTCTCGAAATATATACCACAAGCTACTTTGCCGTCTCGCAGCTTGTTCTACACGCTTTCTGCGTCAAGGAACATCGCCCCTCCTAATCTCTCATCAGCGGCAGCGACTGTGGGACCCACAGGTTCTCCTGACTTTCAGGGACTGGCTAGATTGGCGGCCGGGTTCGCGTCAGTTCCTGGTGTAACGGGCGTATCCGAATTATCTGGTGTGCAAGGGGAGTCTGGCGTACCTCATCACGTCGAATCAGATGGAGCACACGAACCAGATCTGTCTCACGACTCTCAAATGCAGCAAGTTTCGGGGGCGTCCCATATACGGGGCGTGCCAGGGGTGTCAGAAGATGATATTTCAGACGGTGGAAAAGGCGAGCTATCTTATGAATGA